From a single Maylandia zebra isolate NMK-2024a linkage group LG3, Mzebra_GT3a, whole genome shotgun sequence genomic region:
- the LOC112431220 gene encoding E3 ubiquitin-protein ligase TRIM21 has protein sequence MSAASNLRSEDQFLCSICLDVFTDPVSTPCGHNFCKTCISQHWDMNVICQCPMCKETFYTRPQLRVNTFISEMVAQFRREAQQKASSSSSEQQAAKPGEVPCDVCTGTRLKALKSCLVCQTSYCQTHLEPHLTLKGLKRHQLVDAVENLEGRMCTKHDKLLELFCKTDQTCVCVLCPVLDHKNHEFVPLREEYEGKKAELEKTEAEIQQMIQKRRLKIQEITESVKMSKDAADRQKAEGVQVLTALMEFVERRLKELMKEIEDKQEATEKQAEGLIKDLEQEISELMERNSEVEQLSRSEDHLHLLQSFSSLKAAPPSKDWTEVRVCPPSYEGTVGRAVAQLEETVWKPMKKKLLEAELQRVQQHEVDVTLDPDTAHPDLILSDDGKQVYDTDVEKKLPDNPERFSYYGIVLGEQSFSSGRFYFEVQVKGKTDWNLGVATESINRKGQIPLRPQDGFWTVMLRNGNEYSACAGPSVPVCLHPGPEKVGVFVDYQEGLVSFYDVGAAALIYSFTGCSFTHKLHPYFGPCMNDGGKNSAPLIICPVNQTDQRLI, from the coding sequence ATGTCTGCTGCCAGCAATCTGCGATCTGAAGATCAGTTTCTGTGCTCCATCTGTCTGGATGTGTTCACTGATCCAGTCTCTACACCATGTGGACACAACTTCTGCAAAACCTGCATCAGTCAGCACTGGGACATGAATGTCATCTGTCAGTGTCCCATGTGTAAAGAGACTTTCTACACTCGACCTCAGCTGAGGGTCAACACCTTCATCTCTGAGATGGTTGCTCAGTTCAGACGTGAAGCTCAGCAgaaagccagcagcagcagctcagagcaACAAGCTGCCAAACCAGGAGAAGTTCCCTGTGACGTCTGCACTGGAACCAGACTGAAGGCCCTGAAGTCCTGCCTGGTGTGTCAGACCTCCTACTGTCAGACTCACCTGGAGCCTCATCTGACACTGAAAGGTCTGAAAAGACATCAGCTGGTTGATGCTGTGGAGAACCTGGAAGGCAGGATGTGCACGAAGCACGATAAACTCCTGGAGCTGTTCTGTAAGACCGACCAGACATGTGTCTGCGTGCTCTGCCCTGTTTTAGACCACAAGAACCACGAGTTTGTTCCTCTGAGAGAAGAATATGAAGGAAAGAAGGCAGAGCTGGAGAAGACAGAGGCTGAGATTCAGCAGATGATCCAGAAGAGACGACTGAAGATTCAGGAGATCACAGAGTCGGTGAAGATGAGTAAAgatgctgcagacagacagaaagcagaagGTGTTCAGGTCCTCACGGCTCTGATGGAGTTTGTTGAGAGACGCCTGAAGGAGCTCATGAAGGAGATCGAAGACAAACAGGAAGCTACAGAGAAACAGGCTGAAGGTCTCATCAAAGATCTGGAACAGGAAATCTCTGAGCTGATGGAGAGAAACTCTgaggtggagcagctctcaCGCTCTgaagaccacctccacctcctccaaagCTTCTCCTCCCTGAAAGCTGCTCCACCCAGCAAGGACTGGACAGAGGTCAGAGTCTGTCCACCATCATATGAGGGGACTGTGGGGAGAGCTGTGGCTCAGCTGGAGGAGACAGTCTGGAAACCCATGAAGAAGAAGCTGTTAGAGGCTGAGCTGCAGAGGGTGCAGCAGCATGAGGTGGATGTGACTCTGGATCCTGATACAGCTCATCCTGACCTCATCCTGTCTGATGATGGAAAACAAGTGTATGATACTGATGTGGAGAAGAAACTTCCAGACAACCCAGAGAGATTTTCTTACTATGGTATTGTTTTAGGAGAGCAGAGTTTCTCTTCAGGCAGATTTTACTTTGAGGTTCAGGTTAAAGGAAAGACTGACTGGAATTTAGGAGTGGCCACAGAGTCGATCAACAGGAAGGGACAAATCCCACTGAGACCTCAGGATGGTTTCTGGACTGTGATGCTGAGAAATGGAAATGAGTACAGTGCTTGTGCTGGTCCTTCAGTCCCCGTCTGTCTTCATCCTGGTCCTGAGAAGGTGGGGGTGTTTGTGGATTATCAGGAGGGTCTGGTCTCCTTTTATGATGtaggtgctgcagctctgatctaCTCCTTTACTGGCTGCTCCTTCACTCACAAACTCCACCCATACTTCGGTCCCTGTATGAATGATGGAGGTAAAAACTCTGCACCTCTGATCATCTGTCCTGTCAATCAAACTGATCAACGACTGATTTAA